Proteins from one Roseimicrobium gellanilyticum genomic window:
- a CDS encoding DUF1552 domain-containing protein, whose translation MTLPRSRRQFLRDLGISAASLPFLSGLPSLTGAPLPQKRQRLVIMFSPNGTLPKDFWPDQEGKDFAFKSILQPLEPFKSRTLMLNGIANLVRGDGDNHMRGMSCLLTGSELLPGNIRGGGGSPAGWAGGISIDQEIKNFLQSKAETRTRFGSMEFGVAVPDRADPWTRMSYAGANQPIAPIDDPYQMFGKMYGKMKDKESLVSILDDVQADFKKVSAKLSARDKAMLDQHLTLVRNLEKDLQKPEEDSKLAHPMPELDPGIELVNDNTPELSRMQIDLLVNAMANDMTRVATLQYMRSVGQAQMRWLGVEEGHHSLSHEPDDKKDAYEKLQKINTWFAGEFAYLAKRLSETPEPTGEGSMLDNTLLVWTNELGKGNSHTLDNIPIVMIGGGFGFQMGRSLKYDNKVGHNRLWMTIAHAMGHTGLQSFGKAELCAGGVLNLA comes from the coding sequence ATGACCCTCCCCCGTTCCCGCCGCCAATTCCTTCGTGACCTCGGCATCTCCGCCGCCTCGCTGCCCTTCCTTTCCGGATTGCCCAGCCTGACCGGCGCCCCGCTGCCGCAGAAACGTCAGCGGCTGGTGATCATGTTCTCGCCGAACGGCACCCTGCCTAAGGATTTCTGGCCCGATCAGGAGGGCAAGGACTTCGCCTTCAAGTCCATCCTCCAGCCCCTGGAGCCCTTCAAGAGCCGCACACTCATGCTCAATGGCATCGCCAACCTCGTGCGCGGCGATGGCGATAACCACATGCGCGGCATGAGCTGCCTCCTCACCGGCAGCGAGCTCCTTCCCGGAAACATCCGCGGCGGCGGCGGCTCCCCCGCAGGCTGGGCCGGCGGCATCTCCATCGACCAGGAGATCAAAAATTTCCTCCAGAGCAAGGCCGAGACCCGCACCCGTTTCGGCTCCATGGAGTTCGGCGTCGCCGTGCCGGATCGCGCCGACCCTTGGACGCGCATGAGCTATGCCGGCGCGAACCAGCCCATCGCTCCCATCGATGATCCGTACCAGATGTTTGGCAAGATGTACGGCAAGATGAAGGACAAGGAGAGCCTCGTGAGCATCCTCGATGACGTGCAGGCCGACTTCAAAAAAGTCTCCGCCAAACTTTCCGCGCGCGACAAAGCGATGCTGGACCAGCACCTCACGCTGGTGCGCAACCTCGAGAAGGATCTGCAGAAGCCCGAGGAAGACTCCAAGCTCGCACATCCCATGCCCGAACTCGATCCCGGCATTGAGCTCGTGAATGACAACACTCCCGAGCTGAGTCGCATGCAGATCGATCTGCTGGTGAATGCCATGGCCAATGACATGACCCGCGTGGCCACCCTGCAGTACATGCGCTCCGTGGGCCAGGCCCAGATGCGCTGGCTCGGCGTGGAGGAAGGCCATCACTCCCTCTCCCACGAGCCTGACGACAAGAAGGACGCCTACGAGAAGCTGCAAAAGATCAACACGTGGTTCGCCGGTGAATTCGCCTACCTTGCGAAGCGCCTCTCCGAAACCCCCGAGCCCACGGGCGAAGGCAGCATGCTGGACAACACCCTGCTCGTCTGGACCAACGAACTCGGCAAAGGCAACTCCCACACCCTGGACAACATCCCCATCGTCATGATCGGCGGCGGCTTCGGCTTCCAGATGGGACGCAGCCTGAAGTACGACAACAAGGTAGGCCACAACCGCCTTTGGATGACCATCGCCCACGCCATGGGCCACACCGGTCTGCAGTCCTTCGGCAAAGCCGAGCTGTGCGCAGGTGGGGTGCTGAATCTGGCGTAG